The Sphingobium aromaticiconvertens genome has a segment encoding these proteins:
- a CDS encoding cytochrome c oxidase assembly protein, with translation MATLPPSPFDRDRRNRRTLVAMAGVGLAMLGLGFASVPLYRIFCEQTGFGGTTARAAADTQVAVAAGHTMSIRFDSNVQPGMPWQFYPEHRVDTVTVGAKDMAIFIAKNMSDKPVTGTASFNVTPTQAGAYFTKIQCFCFTQQTLQPGQEVRMPVLFYVDPKILKDPDNKDTQEITLSYTFYPVEQDKKPS, from the coding sequence ATGGCGACGCTTCCCCCTTCACCCTTCGACCGGGATCGTCGCAATCGCCGCACGCTGGTGGCGATGGCGGGGGTCGGGCTGGCGATGCTGGGCCTGGGCTTTGCATCCGTTCCGCTCTACCGCATCTTTTGTGAGCAGACGGGCTTTGGTGGCACCACCGCGCGCGCGGCGGCAGATACGCAGGTGGCGGTGGCCGCAGGGCACACCATGTCGATCCGATTCGATTCCAATGTTCAGCCAGGCATGCCGTGGCAATTCTATCCCGAGCATCGGGTGGACACCGTCACCGTCGGTGCCAAGGACATGGCGATCTTCATTGCGAAGAACATGTCGGACAAACCCGTGACCGGGACCGCCAGCTTCAACGTCACGCCGACTCAGGCGGGCGCCTATTTTACCAAGATCCAGTGTTTCTGCTTCACCCAGCAGACCTTGCAGCCGGGGCAGGAGGTGCGGATGCCCGTACTTTTCTATGTCGATCCCAAGATCCTCAAGGATCCCGACAACAAGGATACGCAGGAAATTACGCTTAGCTATACCTTCTACCCTGTTGAGCAGGACAAGAAGCCAAGCTAA
- a CDS encoding SURF1 family protein, whose product MMMRRSAILPTLLVVAAVAVMIGLGVWQLQRRSEKAAVLAVATTNPGKPAISFPVLPPVPRELLFRPSSVHCLHVVKWRVEAGRAADGKTGYRHIAECSTGVEGPGVLVVMGVTQRPDAKTTWTGGQVRGWLSEEPDHRSLLVRLTGNAPPLRPMLIAREPAPELKAAAPPTADDIPNNHLAYAVQWFLFAGIAVVIYAIALRRRATTPATPPTGTNP is encoded by the coding sequence ATGATGATGCGTCGCTCGGCTATCTTGCCCACATTGCTGGTGGTGGCGGCGGTCGCCGTCATGATCGGCCTCGGGGTCTGGCAGCTACAGCGCCGCAGTGAAAAAGCGGCCGTGCTGGCGGTCGCGACCACCAACCCCGGCAAGCCCGCGATCAGCTTCCCGGTGTTGCCACCGGTGCCGCGCGAGCTTCTGTTTCGTCCTTCGTCGGTCCATTGCCTGCATGTCGTGAAATGGCGTGTCGAGGCGGGCAGGGCGGCCGATGGCAAGACCGGCTATCGCCATATCGCGGAATGTTCGACCGGGGTGGAGGGGCCGGGCGTGCTCGTCGTCATGGGCGTCACCCAGCGGCCCGACGCGAAGACGACCTGGACCGGCGGGCAGGTCAGGGGCTGGCTGTCCGAGGAACCCGATCACCGTTCGCTGCTGGTCCGCCTGACGGGCAATGCGCCGCCGCTGCGGCCCATGCTGATCGCGCGGGAACCGGCGCCGGAGTTGAAGGCTGCCGCGCCGCCAACCGCCGACGATATTCCCAACAATCACCTCGCCTATGCGGTTCAATGGTTCCTCTTCGCCGGGATAGCCGTGGTGATCTACGCTATCGCGCTGCGCCGCCGTGCAACCACGCCAGCCACCCCGCCCACAGGCACGAATCCCTAA
- a CDS encoding class I SAM-dependent methyltransferase: protein MNLHTLIGEPWPDYGLIDSGNGRKLERYGKYRFIRPEPQAMWTPATEDWSADAEFVPGSDDEGGGRWFYEHPVPAEGWPLAWKEVTFQSSCTPFRHLGFFPDMAPVWDWMRERTADKPDASVMNLFGYTGVGTLAMAASGATMVHVDASKKSVAQARANAELSGMADKPVRWIVDDAAKFVAREVRRGRRYDGILLDPPKYGRGPDGEVWRLEEDIPDLIANCRQLLDADSRFLFLTVYAVRMSALAIGELLKQAFADLPGEVEAGELVVREEARGLLLPTAIWARWKR from the coding sequence ATGAACCTCCACACGCTCATCGGCGAGCCTTGGCCCGACTATGGCCTGATCGACAGCGGTAACGGGCGGAAGCTGGAGCGGTACGGAAAGTATCGCTTCATCCGTCCCGAACCGCAGGCAATGTGGACGCCCGCGACCGAGGACTGGAGCGCCGACGCGGAGTTCGTTCCCGGATCGGATGACGAAGGCGGTGGTCGCTGGTTCTACGAACATCCCGTGCCTGCCGAGGGTTGGCCGCTCGCCTGGAAGGAAGTGACCTTTCAGTCCAGTTGCACGCCCTTTCGCCATCTGGGTTTCTTCCCCGACATGGCGCCGGTGTGGGACTGGATGCGCGAACGTACCGCCGACAAGCCCGACGCCAGCGTCATGAACCTGTTCGGCTATACCGGTGTCGGCACGCTGGCGATGGCGGCGAGCGGTGCGACGATGGTCCATGTCGATGCATCCAAGAAATCGGTTGCCCAGGCCCGCGCCAATGCGGAGCTTTCGGGCATGGCAGACAAGCCGGTCCGCTGGATCGTCGACGATGCCGCCAAGTTCGTGGCGCGCGAAGTCCGGCGCGGTCGCCGCTATGACGGCATCCTGCTCGATCCGCCCAAATATGGCCGCGGTCCCGATGGTGAAGTCTGGCGGCTGGAGGAGGATATTCCCGACCTCATCGCCAATTGCCGTCAGTTGCTCGACGCCGATAGCCGCTTCCTTTTCCTCACCGTCTATGCCGTCCGCATGTCGGCGCTGGCGATTGGTGAACTGCTGAAGCAGGCCTTTGCCGATCTGCCAGGCGAAGTCGAGGCCGGCGAACTGGTTGTGCGTGAAGAGGCAAGGGGGCTGTTGTTGCCCACGGCGATCTGGGCGCGCTGGAAGCGCTGA
- a CDS encoding cytochrome c oxidase subunit 3 gives MAGAKNHDYHILPPSIWPLFGSLSALVMAFGGIMWLHPDAMPAGGGWVFFLGVAGVLFTFYSWWANVIAEAHAGDHTPVVQLHLRYGMILFIASEVMFFVGWFWAFFDFSLFPSALAPIEGLFPSKGLEVMNAFELPLLNTLILLCSGTTITWAHHALIHGDREGLKKGLWCTVLLGLLFSSIQAYEYVHAPFPFGGSPYSSAFYMATGFHGFHVIVGTIFLIVNLIRANKGDFTPRQHFGFEAAAWYWHFVDVVWLFLFVAIYVWGGWGAPIHGG, from the coding sequence ATGGCCGGCGCCAAGAACCACGATTATCATATTCTTCCGCCCAGCATCTGGCCGCTTTTTGGCTCATTGTCGGCGCTGGTCATGGCATTCGGCGGGATCATGTGGCTGCATCCCGACGCCATGCCGGCAGGCGGTGGCTGGGTGTTCTTCCTGGGTGTCGCGGGCGTATTGTTCACCTTCTACAGCTGGTGGGCCAATGTGATTGCAGAGGCGCATGCGGGCGATCACACGCCGGTGGTACAGCTGCATCTGCGCTATGGGATGATCCTGTTCATCGCCTCGGAAGTCATGTTCTTCGTCGGCTGGTTCTGGGCCTTCTTCGACTTCTCGCTCTTTCCCAGCGCGCTTGCGCCGATCGAGGGTCTGTTCCCGTCCAAAGGCCTGGAAGTCATGAACGCGTTCGAGCTGCCGCTGCTCAACACGCTGATCCTGCTCTGCTCGGGCACCACCATCACTTGGGCGCATCATGCGCTGATCCATGGTGACCGTGAGGGCCTGAAAAAAGGCTTGTGGTGCACCGTGCTCCTGGGCCTGCTTTTCTCGTCGATCCAGGCCTATGAGTATGTTCATGCGCCGTTTCCGTTTGGCGGCAGCCCCTATAGCTCGGCCTTCTACATGGCGACCGGCTTCCACGGTTTCCACGTCATCGTCGGCACGATCTTCCTGATCGTGAACCTGATCCGCGCCAATAAGGGCGACTTCACCCCCCGTCAGCATTTCGGCTTCGAAGCGGCGGCCTGGTACTGGCATTTCGTCGATGTGGTCTGGCTGTTCCTCTTTGTCGCCATCTATGTCTGGGGCGGTTGGGGCGCGCCGATCCACGGCGGCTGA
- a CDS encoding DUF983 domain-containing protein, translating to MSTQGPPSVSSATPLLLAAARGHCPRCHALTLFEGPVRFAPACRGCGLDLTQFNVGDGPAAFLTLIIGAVMVAMALVLELKVHPPLWLHILLWTPLTALAVVGALRLAKGALLTLEYRNKAREGQIKEAGK from the coding sequence ATGTCCACGCAAGGCCCGCCCTCGGTGTCATCCGCCACGCCCTTGCTGCTCGCCGCTGCACGAGGGCATTGCCCACGCTGTCACGCGCTGACGTTGTTTGAAGGGCCGGTACGCTTTGCCCCCGCCTGTCGGGGTTGCGGGCTCGACCTCACCCAGTTCAATGTGGGCGATGGTCCGGCCGCTTTCCTCACGCTCATCATCGGCGCGGTGATGGTTGCGATGGCGCTGGTATTGGAACTGAAGGTCCACCCGCCGCTCTGGCTGCACATCCTCCTCTGGACGCCGCTGACGGCGCTGGCGGTGGTCGGTGCGCTCCGACTTGCCAAGGGGGCATTGCTGACCCTCGAATATCGGAACAAGGCACGCGAAGGCCAGATCAAGGAAGCAGGGAAATGA
- the thrC gene encoding threonine synthase, producing the protein MHYVSTRGSAPTLGFEDVTLAGLASDGGLYLPESWPGFSRADIAALAGLSYVETAVRVMTPFVAGSLTPEELRDLCTAAYGRFSHDAVTPLVQLDHRNWLLELFHGPTLAFKDVALQLLGQLFERFLSRRDDHLTIVGATSGDTGSAAIDAVAGREKIDIFMLHPEGRVSDVQRRQMTTVRAPNVYNIAIDGSFDDAQALVKRMFNDADFSTRFNLSAVNSINWARLMAQVVYYFYAAARLGAPDRPIAFSVPTGNFGDVFAGYVAARMGLPVARLVVATNVNDILHRALSEGDYSQGQVVPTATPSMDIQVSSNFERLLFDAGGRDGTALAEQMHGFEGTKAMRLTNAQREGAAHLFTSARIDADAMTMAMRWAWDSAGQIIDPHSAIGLAAARAVDLDPEIPVVTLATAHPAKFRDAVERATGTRPPLPSRMGDLFAREENYTKLPGTFEAITDFVAERATPRA; encoded by the coding sequence ATGCACTATGTCAGCACCAGGGGGAGCGCTCCGACGCTCGGGTTTGAGGATGTGACGCTTGCGGGCCTCGCATCGGACGGTGGCCTTTATCTGCCGGAAAGCTGGCCGGGCTTTTCCCGTGCCGACATTGCCGCGCTGGCGGGCCTTTCCTATGTCGAAACGGCCGTTCGGGTGATGACGCCGTTCGTCGCTGGTTCGTTGACGCCGGAGGAATTGCGCGATCTTTGCACCGCCGCCTACGGCCGTTTCAGCCACGACGCGGTGACGCCGCTGGTTCAGCTCGATCACCGCAACTGGCTGCTGGAATTGTTTCACGGCCCGACGCTGGCATTCAAGGATGTGGCGCTGCAACTGCTCGGCCAGTTGTTCGAGCGTTTCCTGTCACGCCGGGACGATCATCTGACGATCGTTGGCGCGACCTCTGGTGACACCGGTTCGGCCGCGATCGACGCGGTTGCGGGACGTGAGAAGATCGACATCTTCATGCTGCATCCCGAAGGCCGCGTCTCCGACGTGCAGCGTCGGCAGATGACGACGGTACGGGCGCCCAACGTCTATAACATCGCCATCGATGGCAGCTTTGACGATGCGCAGGCGCTGGTGAAGCGCATGTTCAACGATGCGGATTTCTCCACCCGCTTTAACCTGTCCGCCGTGAACAGCATCAACTGGGCGCGGCTGATGGCGCAAGTCGTCTATTATTTTTATGCCGCCGCGCGTCTGGGCGCGCCTGATCGCCCGATCGCCTTCTCCGTGCCCACCGGCAATTTCGGGGATGTGTTTGCAGGCTATGTCGCGGCCAGGATGGGCCTGCCCGTTGCCCGGCTGGTGGTTGCCACCAACGTCAACGACATCCTTCACCGCGCGCTAAGCGAAGGTGATTATAGTCAGGGTCAGGTCGTGCCGACCGCCACGCCCAGCATGGACATTCAGGTCAGCTCGAACTTTGAGCGGCTGCTGTTCGATGCGGGTGGCCGCGACGGCACCGCGCTGGCGGAGCAGATGCATGGGTTTGAGGGCACGAAGGCCATGCGCCTCACCAACGCCCAGCGGGAAGGCGCGGCCCATCTGTTCACGTCCGCCCGGATCGACGCTGATGCGATGACCATGGCCATGCGCTGGGCCTGGGATTCGGCCGGGCAGATTATCGACCCGCACAGCGCCATCGGTCTGGCCGCCGCGCGTGCGGTCGATCTCGACCCGGAAATCCCGGTCGTCACGCTGGCGACCGCGCACCCCGCCAAGTTCCGCGACGCGGTTGAGCGGGCCACCGGCACTCGTCCACCGCTGCCCTCACGCATGGGCGATCTCTTCGCCCGTGAAGAAAATTACACCAAGCTGCCGGGCACGTTTGAGGCGATCACTGACTTCGTCGCGGAGCGCGCGACTCCGCGCGCCTAG